From the Drechmeria coniospora strain ARSEF 6962 chromosome 02, whole genome shotgun sequence genome, the window CTTTTTCTTTCTTCCGCAACCTTGCAATCCGGCTTTGACCTTGGCGACTTTGCTCTCTGCCTTGTAAAGTACTTCTCCGTCTGTTCATAGGAGCCCCGCAGACCCTGTCGCCccactcgtcgtcgctcgttGCCTTAACACGGCACCACAACTCTCCCCTCCTACCAGCATTCATTCCCTCTtccttcctcggcgccaacACCATCCCGTCAGGCATCCCGTCATCGGCACACTTCTCCCAAGCACACCTCTGATCATCCCCTGCCGCAAGACTCGCATCCTCGCACCAGTACCATCGCCCCCCGCCCACCCTCAGCATGGCCGACATCGCAGCCGCCGGACCTCCCGAGAAGGTCTGGCTGCTTtccaacgacggcgtcgtctcTGATGTTGGTGAGTCAGCACCGCACCCGGCCGAAAGGCGAGTGCACGgcagcgagcgagcgagcgcgcTGCGTTGCCTTCTCCATGCGGCGTATGGCTGATTGCATGCAGACCGAGACGTCATCGAGCGTTCGGTTCTCATCAAGAACCTGCTGGGCGACACGGATGGGAAGTCCACCAAGGAAGCCCCCATCCCCATTCTCAACGTGAGTGGCTCAGCACGTGGAAATGGCTCCTCTCTCCCGCTGACAAATGTCGAAAGGTCAACCACGCGGTCCTGACCAAGGTCCTTTTGTGGTGTGACCATCACCGAAACGACCCGCCCCAGGCCCAGGACGACGAGTCCGACGCCCGCAAGAAGAGTACGGACATCGAAGACTGGGACCAGAAGTTCATGCAGGTCGATCAAGAGATGCTCTTCGAGATCATCCTCGTACGTGGTCGTCCCCTCCGCGTCCCTGCCAACCCGTCTGGGCCCGTCTGCTCACATGCTCCCGAACATTAGGCCGCCAACTATCTCGACATAAAGCCCCTTCTCGACGTTGGCTGCAAAACCGTCGCCAACATGATCAAGGGCAAGTCTCCCGAGGAGATTCGAAAGACGTTCAACATCACGAACGACTTCACccccgaggaggaggagcagatTCGTCGTGAGAACGAGTGGGCCGAGG encodes:
- a CDS encoding SKP1 component; translated protein: MADIAAAGPPEKVWLLSNDGVVSDVDRDVIERSVLIKNLLGDTDGKSTKEAPIPILNVNHAVLTKVLLWCDHHRNDPPQAQDDESDARKKSTDIEDWDQKFMQVDQEMLFEIILAANYLDIKPLLDVGCKTVANMIKGKSPEEIRKTFNITNDFTPEEEEQIRRENEWAEDR